One window of Buchnera aphidicola genomic DNA carries:
- the gltX gene encoding glutamate--tRNA ligase, whose translation MKVKTRFSPSPTGFLHIGGVRTALYSWLFARQNSGSFILRIEDTDDKRVNKDSVHDILSGLKNLELLWDEGPFYQSHRLKIYQDMIKYLLRKGKAYKCYCSPERLELLRNRQILKKEKPKYDQKCRNCHFSFKKSNVPYVIRFKNPNTGFVEFIDQVRGSVCVQNKELDDLILQRSNGMPTYNFCVIVDDWQMNITHVIRGEDHINNTSRQINLLRALDAPIPIYAHASMILDARGKKLSKRNHVMSVTKYFQEGFIPEAILNYILRLGWSYKDKEIFSIAEMIELFDLKSINRAPSVINEKKLLWLNHHYLKILPIEKVNSYFDLYLMRKNIILDKTIDTKSLLKNFLFHHNTFEEFLRLNYYFYTDIYPDDVKDIQLYVSVMNIKILTYLYKQFFLLKIWDTNNISLAIKQSALKFNLLFKDMAILLRISITGQKNTPNISSIVFYIGKRLVLSRINNCIRYMKHKLSV comes from the coding sequence ATGAAAGTTAAAACAAGATTTTCTCCTAGTCCGACAGGTTTTTTACATATAGGCGGTGTACGAACCGCTTTATATTCATGGTTATTTGCTCGTCAAAATAGCGGGTCATTTATTTTACGTATTGAAGATACAGATGATAAACGAGTCAATAAAGATTCTGTTCATGATATTTTATCCGGATTAAAAAATTTAGAATTATTATGGGATGAGGGGCCTTTTTATCAGAGCCACCGATTAAAAATATATCAAGATATGATTAAATATTTATTAAGAAAAGGTAAAGCATATAAATGTTATTGTTCTCCAGAGCGTCTAGAGTTATTGAGAAATCGTCAAATATTAAAAAAAGAAAAACCTAAATATGACCAAAAATGTCGTAATTGTCATTTTTCTTTTAAAAAATCTAATGTGCCGTACGTGATCCGTTTTAAAAATCCTAACACAGGTTTTGTAGAGTTTATTGATCAAGTGAGAGGAAGTGTATGTGTTCAAAATAAAGAATTAGATGATTTAATTCTTCAGCGATCTAATGGAATGCCCACTTATAATTTCTGTGTAATTGTCGATGACTGGCAAATGAATATCACTCATGTTATCCGAGGAGAGGATCATATTAATAATACCTCTAGACAGATTAATTTACTAAGAGCATTGGATGCCCCAATTCCTATTTATGCGCATGCATCAATGATTTTAGATGCTCGGGGGAAAAAATTATCTAAACGAAATCATGTAATGAGCGTTACAAAATATTTTCAAGAAGGGTTTATTCCAGAGGCAATATTAAATTATATTTTACGGCTAGGCTGGTCTTATAAGGATAAAGAAATTTTTTCTATTGCAGAAATGATAGAATTATTTGATTTAAAATCTATTAATAGGGCTCCTAGCGTTATTAATGAAAAAAAATTATTGTGGTTAAATCATCATTATTTAAAAATCTTACCAATTGAGAAGGTAAACTCTTATTTTGATTTATACTTGATGCGTAAGAATATTATTTTAGACAAGACAATAGATACGAAGAGTTTATTAAAAAATTTTTTGTTTCATCATAACACTTTTGAGGAATTTTTACGATTAAATTATTATTTTTATACAGATATATATCCAGATGATGTCAAAGATATTCAGTTATATGTTAGTGTAATGAACATAAAGATTTTAACTTACTTGTATAAGCAATTTTTTTTATTAAAAATATGGGACACAAACAATATTTCATTAGCAATAAAACAATCTGCATTAAAGTTTAATTTATTATTTAAAGACATGGCAATTTTGCTGAGAATTAGTATAACTGGACAAAAAAATACCCCTAACATTTCTTCTATAGTTTTTTATATAGGAAAGCGCCTAGTCTTATCTCGTATTAATAATTGTATTAGGTATATGAAGCATAAGCTTTCAGTTTAA